From Sphingomonas nostoxanthinifaciens, a single genomic window includes:
- a CDS encoding DUF2171 domain-containing protein has protein sequence MGYERNDRGYGNAGERGNFGGDRGRYGYRGPDAGRGDYGTYGGYGSRDYRGERFNDRSDSRDYGRAPSGYDYQDRGFVDRAGDEVRSWFGDEDAERRRREDERRDERYRDDNRGDYSAGSYGNSAYGGGYGRDYGASNYGRDAQRHDPNYAQWRDRQMQALDRDYHEYRQENQSRFDTEFHSWRQGRQGQRDLLTKVQEHQEVVGSDGQHVGKVDHVRGDRIELTKSDKDAGGHHHVIPSSWVASVDDKVTLNKTADQAKQQWREQGRDAFGWQNDEQSGNRNLNRSFSGTY, from the coding sequence ATGGGTTACGAACGCAATGATCGCGGTTACGGCAATGCCGGCGAGCGCGGCAATTTCGGCGGTGATCGCGGTCGCTACGGCTATCGCGGGCCGGACGCGGGCCGCGGCGATTATGGCACCTACGGCGGATATGGCAGCCGCGATTATCGCGGCGAGCGCTTCAACGATCGCAGTGACAGTCGCGATTATGGCCGCGCGCCGTCGGGCTACGACTATCAGGATCGCGGCTTCGTCGATCGTGCAGGCGACGAGGTCCGCTCGTGGTTCGGCGACGAGGATGCGGAGCGTCGCCGTCGCGAGGACGAGCGTCGCGACGAGCGCTACCGTGACGACAATCGCGGCGATTATTCCGCCGGTTCGTATGGCAATTCCGCTTATGGCGGTGGCTATGGCCGCGACTATGGCGCGTCGAATTATGGGCGCGATGCGCAGCGTCACGATCCGAACTACGCCCAGTGGCGCGATCGCCAGATGCAGGCGCTCGATCGTGACTATCACGAATATCGCCAGGAAAATCAGAGCCGTTTCGACACCGAGTTCCACAGCTGGCGTCAGGGTCGCCAGGGCCAGCGCGATCTGCTGACCAAGGTGCAGGAGCATCAGGAAGTGGTCGGCTCCGATGGCCAGCATGTTGGCAAGGTCGATCATGTCCGTGGCGACCGGATCGAACTGACCAAGTCCGACAAGGACGCGGGCGGCCACCACCACGTCATCCCTTCGTCGTGGGTGGCAAGCGTGGACGACAAGGTGACGCTCAACAAGACCGCCGATCAGGCCAAGCAGCAGTGGCGCGAGCAGGGCCGCGATGCGTTCGGCTGGCAGAATGACGAGCAGAGCGGCAACCGCAATCTCAACCGGAGCTTCTCCGGCACCTATTGA